ACATTTTTAACCACGGGTTTTTGTTCTGCTAATTCAGGAGACTGAGTGTGTTGAGGGAGTTGATGGTTTTCGGCCTTGGGCTTTGTTGGGTTGGCAGTGGATTCACATACTTGCAGTTGGGGCAAGATGGTGATGACTTGCAGAGCATGACAAGAAGATGACATTTCAAACAAGCAACAGCAAACATAGTATTACTGCTCGATGAGTTTTGCTTCTTTGAACCTTCAAGCATCTcagtgctactgctgctgcttccatctgaACTTGTAAGTGTTGACATGTTTAATTTGAGGTCTAAGTTCTGTTCTGTAGGACAATTCCAACTTTTCTTCGAAGATTTTCTGTTGACATAATACATTCTCCCAGACTACAACAAAAACCAAAGAAAGTGTTATCAGAAAACTTGTTGATTGTTCTGATAAATGCAAACATAGAACTAAAACTACGATAAAGACCCGATTTCTCTCTTAGTCCATATAATGAATGACAATTTAGTAACAAAAGCTATTAAATAGGTGGAGTAAGATAATATACTTACTTGAAGATCAAGACATTGTTCCCAATCTAATGGTAGTGGATCTTTAAGTTGAAGTTCAAGACTAGTTTGAGTAAAACTAGGTTCCTTTTTAACATCATCCCAATAATACTTTCTCTTCTTCGATGAATCAGTTTCTGATTCAGAAGAGGAACAATTCATACTCTGAGTAGAAGGAGCTAACGAAAGTTCAGTatcgtccataactctccaaaaGTGCTGGTTTTTCTTCATCCTGTTTTCCTTCAAGTATAGCTCTTGTGCTTGCTGTTTCATTTCCATGTTTCTTCTTTCCCTCTCTAGGTTTACCCAAAAACTGTATGGGAACAGAATTGAAGAAATTTGCTTTTAAgtagagagagagggagagagtttTTATGGGGACATAGAGATGGGATTTGATGTTCTTCTTCACATAGTCACATGTAATAAAAGATGGAATACACAGACATAAACACAACTCTTATTGATGATTTTTGAAATTTGTCATGCAAGAGAGGATCGTTAATACTTAAGAGGAGTGAGAGAGAGTAGAGGGTTATTTAATGGTGTATTTCAATCAAAACCCACCACCATTAAAATTAGTTCAGGTCAAGCATTCATGGCAAGCAAAAGTAGATAGGGTTTAAATTAATGCTCTCAACACCAATTCTTCAAAGATCACCTGTACATCCATTAAATATCAATAATTATAACCCCTCACCCTCACGTCAATAAAATCTAACTCTTCCTAATATACTGCAGTTTCTGGTATTATTAATTTCTTGGTAACTCATAAAAGTCCAGTAATATCTACCGTCTAATGCAATCTCAATATGTTAGGGCTGCTATTTAATTCCTGTAGAGAGGTTTTGGGCCTGTTTGGAATCGATGTTTCTGTGAGAATGATTCTACTCATCTATCATGTGTATCATTCTCGTCAAAAATCAGTACTTGCGGCAAATAGCTGTGTCGCAAAATAACTCTTTGCTGTAACTTTATTATAAGGGATATAATAGTGGACTATATTTGTACACTGTTGGATAACCTTAAGTGAGTGGTTGTAGGGAACTGAAATCGAACGATTCCCTTCACTAGTTAAGGGGATCCAAGGGTTACATTGTCTGCACACAAGTTACAGCCTGTGCAGTAGCACGACTCGTCGTTACACTTATTGATTTGGGCCCCTCTTGCATACAAATACTAATTGATTGTGGCCCTTCTTTGGGGCATGCACTCATAAGGGATATTTGGATTGCATATGGAGCTGCATCATGAATTTATGATAGTAGAGACAGAAGCCAACAACTGTTGGAAATGATCTTTAAAATGTAGTGGGCTTTTTCTTTAGGTTGAATCCCTACCCGATATCGGAGACAGTGACTTTAAGAGCTTTGTCCTGTCATATCTATGCTCAATCTTAAGGTTACAATGAGGAAGTAGAAAGGTATGAATTGGTTTGGAAGAAATTCATAACAACAAAGTAAGAAATTTATTACGTAATGGGGTACACAATTCCTTATGAACAATTGATAAATACGAAAAGAAAGTAAGTGTTAGGAGGATAGAGACTATTTAAAATCCTCAATGTATTTGACAAGATCGTCAAACTTGGCCCCTGTGACTTCTTTTACAACCTCGTTGTTCTTGAAGATCTTGAAAGTTGGGACCACCTTTATACCAAGCTCCTTTGCTAATGGCTGCAAACATTAAAAACACACATCTAATTTAGGGGACACAAGGGTAGAGAGGGATGGAATAAACTGAAATTAGAGGGGCACTTATTGACATACCCTGTTGTCATTGTTGCAATCAAGCTTCATAAAGACGACATCTAGATACTTCTCGGCTAGTTTAGCGAATTTC
This DNA window, taken from Papaver somniferum cultivar HN1 chromosome 3, ASM357369v1, whole genome shotgun sequence, encodes the following:
- the LOC113358210 gene encoding uncharacterized protein LOC113358210, which translates into the protein MEMKQQAQELYLKENRMKKNQHFWRVMDDTELSLAPSTQSMNCSSSESETDSSKKRKYYWDDVKKEPSFTQTSLELQLKDPLPLDWEQCLDLQSGRMYYVNRKSSKKSWNCPTEQNLDLKLNMSTLTSSDGSSSSSTEMLEGSKKQNSSSSNTMFAVACLKCHLLVMLCKSSPSCPNCKYVNPLPTQQSPRPKTINSLNTLSLLN